A genome region from Rhodopseudomonas boonkerdii includes the following:
- the asnB gene encoding asparagine synthase (glutamine-hydrolyzing), with amino-acid sequence MCGIAGLLMPRRQPFDGPTAESAVRAMLPSMQHRGPDGDGVWQDPDGRCVLGQLRLAIIDTSPAGLQPFPSGDGRWWITFNGEIYSFKELKPQLERAGVNIRGRTDTEVLVESIALWGTEALPRLDGMFAFAAFDTQSGETILARDPFGEKPLYYMHLAGGGLAFASELQAMERVPGFDPTVDIDSVAEVLSFQYIGAPRTIYQHVRKLPPGHWMRVRADGMTEINRYFRFEPGNNLFVGRSMADLADELEDILVRSLQRRMIADVPLGAFLSGGVDSSTTCALIRRRLNRDLKTYSMGFSGAKESEHNIARAFAAHLGTEHHEELIDPKGAEFLYRIGEFLDEPNADSSCFPTYLLSQFARKHVTVAISGDGGDEMFGGYGRYFATLEECANRRPGTTGWHPGDGYYGGRILIAAEAGVEELLGFVPTGFAYHLAALRGDINASAPTLLSAMRRSDVDNYMPGAVLPKVDRMSMQHSLEVRTPFLNVELARFAERLPENVLTQNGSGKLILKEIAYRYLPRELIDLPKQGFGLPMSDWAKKSLLNVASKMLSGDESRLVQGLGHQGVNRFLGRQRTANAFSSYQVWAVAMLESWLRKHPVKWPALEGLAQASARRAAGTAMFAHQREDNTWIVTRHGNSATFDAPIPTTKNQKAFAALFGFQGLAHATTLPIKDTVVPIQLPEWNEALNDQWRSKLAPLANSQLFFVDVEERENFDYAALSRLADLGVRKLISRTPYSIQDFDEINLKKLPKRKRALGLLRLWRYRIASAANRRLARVGLKSMPFSHQEGQRHVVTGIRGLAVNDGSELAPHYALFEGTRQLPPLQFSHTTIADRGGGRYSIRDSNLYLSSTEQRRLLTRPYWLVEISPASAKFLSWVPARVEAPVGRPEAKETLRNVFQSTDGDGFELQSGDSFVVITHALPPGGAERQWIYLAQSLAALGYKVTFVTYESLGGANGHYLPMLEQSGITLIDAASLSIAQLWQTLQDVPNLHNIVEANLTGDATGLLRVMSAIAMAKPRAIFAQLDHPNVVAAVAGRLLGIQRIVVSFRNYNPTNFPYLQGHQFLPNYKLLAESGAVRFTSNFSGAGEDYADWIGIDRSRVSTIPNAVDIEAFHTPSAQQLQCTAASLGLDTSTPTVLGVFRLSDEKDPFTFIEVCRRIVKDCPSVRIFIAGMGPLWAELEQKIQVYGLANHVSLLGRRDDVYALMTLATLLLLTSTKEGMPNVVVEAQALGTAVVATNAGAVPDIIEQGKTGFIRPVGDAEGLAADCLKLLSDMPLAKAMGEAGRHATIAKFPKSQLAASYLTALA; translated from the coding sequence ATGTGTGGGATTGCCGGACTGTTGATGCCGAGGCGACAGCCTTTTGACGGACCAACAGCCGAGAGCGCCGTAAGAGCGATGTTACCGTCGATGCAGCATCGGGGCCCCGATGGCGACGGCGTATGGCAGGATCCGGACGGACGCTGCGTGCTCGGACAATTGCGTCTAGCGATCATCGACACCTCCCCTGCGGGATTGCAACCGTTCCCATCAGGCGACGGGCGATGGTGGATCACCTTCAATGGCGAGATCTACAGTTTCAAGGAGCTGAAGCCACAACTGGAGCGCGCCGGCGTCAATATTCGCGGGCGCACCGACACCGAAGTCCTTGTCGAGAGCATTGCCCTTTGGGGAACCGAGGCGCTTCCGAGGCTAGACGGAATGTTCGCGTTCGCAGCTTTCGATACCCAGTCTGGTGAAACCATTCTGGCACGCGATCCGTTTGGGGAGAAACCTCTCTACTACATGCATCTCGCTGGAGGCGGCCTCGCCTTCGCCTCCGAACTGCAGGCAATGGAGCGTGTTCCCGGTTTCGATCCGACCGTCGATATCGACTCCGTCGCGGAAGTACTGTCATTCCAGTATATTGGTGCGCCGCGCACCATCTATCAACACGTCCGCAAGCTTCCTCCGGGACATTGGATGCGTGTCCGCGCGGACGGCATGACAGAGATCAATCGTTATTTCCGTTTTGAACCAGGGAACAACCTGTTCGTGGGCCGCTCGATGGCCGACCTCGCTGACGAACTCGAAGACATCCTGGTCCGGAGTTTGCAACGTCGAATGATTGCCGACGTTCCGCTTGGCGCCTTCCTCTCCGGCGGTGTCGATTCCTCCACCACATGCGCACTGATCCGACGGCGACTCAACCGTGACCTGAAAACCTATTCGATGGGCTTCAGCGGCGCGAAGGAGAGCGAGCACAATATCGCACGTGCCTTCGCGGCCCATCTCGGCACCGAACACCACGAAGAACTCATTGACCCCAAAGGCGCCGAGTTCCTCTACCGAATTGGCGAATTTCTCGATGAGCCAAATGCGGACTCGTCGTGTTTTCCCACCTACCTGCTCTCGCAATTTGCGCGAAAGCACGTCACCGTTGCGATCTCGGGCGATGGTGGCGACGAGATGTTCGGCGGCTACGGCCGGTACTTTGCGACGCTTGAAGAATGCGCCAACAGGCGGCCTGGGACAACGGGCTGGCATCCTGGTGACGGTTACTATGGCGGGCGAATCCTGATTGCTGCCGAAGCCGGCGTCGAGGAGTTGCTCGGTTTTGTGCCAACTGGTTTTGCCTACCATCTCGCTGCCTTGCGGGGCGACATCAATGCAAGTGCCCCCACTCTCTTGAGTGCCATGCGCCGCTCGGATGTCGATAACTACATGCCAGGTGCGGTGCTGCCGAAAGTCGATCGGATGAGCATGCAGCATTCGCTCGAAGTTCGTACGCCGTTCCTGAACGTGGAACTGGCGCGCTTTGCAGAAAGGTTACCCGAAAACGTCCTGACCCAGAATGGTAGCGGAAAGCTGATCCTGAAGGAGATCGCTTATCGATACCTCCCGCGCGAGTTGATCGACCTTCCCAAGCAAGGCTTCGGATTGCCCATGTCCGACTGGGCCAAGAAGAGCCTCCTCAATGTAGCGTCCAAGATGCTAAGCGGAGATGAAAGCCGGCTGGTACAAGGATTGGGGCATCAGGGCGTCAATAGGTTCCTTGGAAGGCAACGCACTGCGAACGCCTTTTCGAGCTACCAGGTCTGGGCAGTCGCAATGCTGGAGTCCTGGCTGCGCAAACACCCTGTTAAATGGCCCGCTTTGGAAGGGCTTGCCCAGGCATCAGCCCGACGAGCAGCTGGAACCGCGATGTTTGCGCATCAGCGAGAAGACAACACCTGGATCGTCACGCGGCATGGCAACTCCGCAACATTTGACGCACCGATCCCTACAACCAAAAATCAAAAGGCTTTCGCGGCGTTATTTGGCTTTCAGGGTCTAGCGCACGCGACTACCTTGCCGATCAAAGACACCGTTGTGCCCATCCAGCTCCCTGAATGGAACGAGGCGCTAAATGATCAGTGGCGATCGAAGCTCGCTCCGCTTGCAAATAGCCAGCTGTTTTTCGTCGACGTCGAGGAGCGCGAGAATTTCGATTATGCTGCACTCTCACGCTTGGCCGATCTTGGCGTTCGGAAACTGATTTCCAGAACGCCGTATTCGATCCAGGATTTCGACGAGATCAATCTCAAGAAGCTACCGAAACGGAAACGCGCTCTTGGGCTGCTACGGCTCTGGCGCTACAGGATCGCATCTGCCGCCAATCGACGGTTGGCGCGCGTCGGCCTCAAGTCGATGCCATTTTCACATCAGGAGGGGCAGCGACACGTCGTTACCGGCATTCGCGGCCTTGCTGTAAATGATGGATCGGAGTTGGCCCCGCATTACGCACTGTTCGAAGGTACGCGGCAACTGCCACCGCTTCAATTTTCCCATACGACCATCGCCGATCGCGGAGGCGGACGATATTCGATCCGCGATTCCAATCTCTATTTGTCGTCAACGGAGCAAAGGCGCCTTCTGACGCGTCCGTATTGGCTCGTCGAGATCTCGCCTGCATCCGCGAAATTTTTGTCCTGGGTGCCCGCGCGCGTGGAAGCCCCTGTCGGCCGCCCCGAGGCTAAAGAAACTCTTCGAAACGTCTTTCAGTCAACTGATGGAGACGGTTTTGAGCTCCAGTCTGGCGATTCATTTGTCGTCATCACTCACGCGCTCCCGCCCGGCGGAGCCGAGCGGCAGTGGATCTATCTGGCGCAATCCCTCGCCGCGCTTGGGTACAAAGTCACCTTCGTCACATACGAGTCACTGGGCGGAGCCAACGGTCACTATCTGCCGATGCTGGAGCAATCCGGTATCACATTGATCGATGCAGCCTCATTGAGCATCGCGCAACTCTGGCAAACATTGCAGGACGTTCCCAATCTACACAACATTGTCGAAGCCAATCTGACAGGCGATGCGACAGGCCTATTGAGAGTGATGAGCGCAATCGCCATGGCGAAGCCCAGGGCGATCTTCGCCCAACTGGACCACCCGAACGTGGTCGCTGCCGTGGCCGGGCGCCTTCTTGGAATCCAGCGGATAGTCGTCTCATTTCGTAACTACAATCCTACGAACTTCCCATATCTCCAGGGTCATCAATTCCTGCCGAACTACAAACTTCTTGCTGAATCGGGAGCGGTTCGCTTCACGAGTAATTTCTCCGGCGCAGGCGAAGACTATGCTGACTGGATCGGCATCGATCGTTCTCGCGTCTCAACCATCCCGAACGCCGTCGACATCGAGGCATTTCATACGCCCTCCGCTCAGCAGCTGCAGTGTACCGCCGCGTCGTTGGGCCTGGATACATCGACACCGACGGTGCTGGGCGTATTTCGCCTTTCGGACGAGAAAGATCCCTTTACCTTCATCGAAGTGTGCAGAAGAATCGTCAAGGACTGTCCCAGCGTCAGAATCTTTATCGCCGGGATGGGTCCGCTGTGGGCGGAACTGGAGCAGAAAATCCAGGTCTATGGCTTGGCTAACCATGTCAGCCTGCTGGGTCGACGCGACGACGTCTACGCCCTGATGACACTTGCAACGCTCCTGCTATTGACCTCCACCAAGGAGGGAATGCCGAATGTCGTGGTGGAAGCTCAGGCGCTTGGAACCGCAGTGGTCGCCACCAATGCGGGTGCCGTCCCCGATATCATTGAGCAGGGAAAAACCGGGTTTATACGTCCGGTTGGAGACGCCGAGGGCCTCGCCGCAGATTGTCTCAAGCTCCTGTCGGACATGCCCCTCGCGAAGGCCATGGGAGAGGCTGGCCGGCATGCAACGATAGCAAAATTCCCGAAATCTCAGCTTGCTGCGAGCTATTTGACCGCGCTGGCCTGA
- a CDS encoding glycosyltransferase encodes MGAASFWVQVRRNQDFFFDLIAPATQIDSISLECSIVGRKGATIWGELIDTRGHVLARGQINPAGVRAANGHPVLIDGVGLRLEAGQKYRIRLSSQSGDDIDCLRVRAFRAPAGKQEFNREFLGFSNQRRFEHRALPRQMDIVALCDTTDAPGSVVAALETRWPGYKIKLFRAADYVKHWSILADASFVIFVDVFTLGNDAAEFDALCFELHRRGIVTVFHQSCAYPDRPGASAVSYGGRLAHDNALRNVQRRRCHFALLDMPPSLIRSLDNAPWPLAGDEGNAHVDADLLDRMHRDVQVGRLPRVTVFASVSRDPTITDKFLEHFARQSYPGPVVLGLVADDLESESVSIVRGYAAAIDASHDAAREVRLFAGREAFRSYITRSEGEEKTRETDLYLLVDGEAVMSRDFVAAHVFEHWFEDVEAVVGSGPIDASDALPERMLCDLEGRLLAGDRNARLRDSVQPDGFLNCNRENFSFKRRTVSRCAAALETLIFADAGMSSDRAAIELGYRLYSNGAVIRYTDLAFAMRCSHAESVTEPGPSAVSARDIAQALQAEPELALASRRWAASAGRADHALPGDVCVSGARAHRPLRVLTYRWHVPHQYELYKLPHEFTLATRLGNGMVDAWQFDQRPLRPNVRLRPAETIDPRDYDVAILHFDENVLAPHLTNGVVSSVWGEPFRWLLGLPDIPKIAICHGTVQFVGQYGADPGRKTEFIIHDDERLRLVAMLAAAGVRVVCNSHQAAGEWQFQNSEVIWHGFDPQEFPQGNLTRNVLALEPDIHRPHYRGAWEHRLVEDLLDPGIRIETARHPGAPLEMRGTNAFAVRNFRSYVDRIRSFTCYLNTTLRSPMPRSRGEAMMTGVIPVCLRNHDVDRFIEPGVDGFYADSPEELADFINYLFRDRAASTAMAAAARLKAMDVFNHDRYLASWTRTLRDVVG; translated from the coding sequence ATGGGGGCTGCTTCCTTTTGGGTACAAGTTAGACGCAATCAAGACTTTTTCTTCGACCTCATCGCACCCGCAACGCAGATCGACAGTATTTCTCTCGAATGCTCCATAGTTGGCCGCAAGGGGGCGACGATCTGGGGCGAATTGATCGATACCCGAGGGCATGTCCTTGCGCGGGGGCAGATAAACCCGGCCGGCGTCAGAGCCGCGAATGGACATCCGGTCCTTATTGATGGTGTCGGGCTTCGGCTCGAGGCAGGCCAAAAATATCGCATTCGATTATCGTCGCAGAGCGGCGACGACATCGATTGTCTACGGGTGCGCGCGTTCAGGGCACCCGCCGGCAAGCAGGAATTCAACAGGGAGTTTCTCGGCTTCTCAAATCAACGCAGGTTCGAGCATCGCGCGTTGCCTCGCCAGATGGATATCGTCGCTCTCTGTGACACTACGGACGCGCCCGGGTCCGTGGTTGCGGCGCTTGAGACGCGCTGGCCTGGGTACAAAATCAAACTTTTCCGCGCTGCAGATTACGTCAAGCACTGGTCGATATTGGCTGATGCGAGCTTCGTCATTTTCGTGGACGTCTTTACGCTCGGAAACGATGCCGCTGAGTTCGATGCGCTATGCTTCGAACTGCACCGTCGGGGGATTGTGACAGTTTTTCATCAGTCATGCGCGTACCCTGATCGTCCGGGCGCTTCCGCTGTGTCCTATGGCGGTCGGCTCGCGCATGACAATGCATTGCGCAATGTGCAGCGTCGCCGCTGTCATTTCGCATTGCTTGATATGCCGCCGTCTCTGATTCGGTCTCTCGACAATGCGCCGTGGCCGTTGGCGGGAGATGAGGGCAATGCGCATGTTGATGCTGACCTGCTCGACAGAATGCATCGGGACGTTCAGGTTGGCAGGCTGCCGAGGGTGACCGTCTTCGCTTCCGTAAGCCGCGATCCGACGATCACTGACAAGTTTCTGGAGCATTTTGCGCGTCAGAGCTATCCAGGTCCGGTCGTTCTTGGACTTGTGGCCGACGACCTTGAGAGCGAATCGGTCTCAATCGTTCGCGGATACGCCGCTGCCATTGACGCGTCGCATGATGCCGCCCGAGAGGTTCGCCTGTTTGCGGGCAGGGAGGCGTTTCGCAGTTACATCACGAGGAGTGAGGGCGAGGAGAAAACGCGCGAGACGGATCTCTATCTCCTTGTTGATGGCGAAGCGGTGATGAGCCGTGACTTCGTCGCTGCGCATGTTTTTGAACACTGGTTTGAGGATGTTGAGGCCGTCGTCGGTTCTGGTCCCATCGACGCGAGCGATGCTCTGCCCGAGCGCATGCTGTGCGATCTGGAAGGGCGTCTCCTGGCCGGTGATCGAAATGCGCGATTGAGGGATTCGGTCCAGCCCGATGGCTTCCTGAATTGCAATCGGGAGAACTTCTCCTTCAAGCGCCGTACGGTCTCCCGATGCGCCGCTGCGTTAGAAACGCTGATATTCGCAGATGCTGGAATGTCTTCTGATCGAGCGGCCATCGAACTCGGTTACAGGCTTTATAGCAACGGTGCTGTCATTCGATACACGGATCTGGCCTTTGCCATGCGCTGTAGCCACGCAGAGTCTGTTACCGAACCAGGTCCTTCCGCAGTATCCGCGCGCGACATTGCCCAAGCGCTTCAAGCCGAGCCGGAACTTGCTCTTGCGTCTCGTCGTTGGGCTGCGAGTGCAGGCAGAGCAGATCACGCGTTGCCGGGGGATGTGTGTGTTTCGGGGGCGCGCGCGCATCGGCCGCTCCGTGTCTTGACCTATCGTTGGCACGTGCCGCACCAGTATGAACTCTACAAGTTGCCGCATGAGTTCACCCTGGCAACCCGGCTCGGCAACGGGATGGTTGATGCGTGGCAGTTCGACCAGCGACCGCTTCGGCCGAATGTCCGTCTGCGTCCCGCCGAAACGATAGATCCGCGTGACTACGACGTTGCGATACTGCATTTCGATGAGAACGTCCTTGCGCCCCACCTGACCAATGGCGTTGTGTCGTCTGTATGGGGCGAGCCATTTCGCTGGCTCCTGGGCCTACCGGACATTCCCAAGATCGCGATCTGTCACGGGACGGTGCAGTTTGTCGGCCAGTACGGCGCTGATCCAGGCCGCAAGACTGAATTCATTATTCACGACGATGAGCGTCTCCGGCTTGTCGCGATGCTTGCAGCTGCAGGTGTGAGGGTGGTGTGCAATTCGCATCAGGCTGCAGGAGAATGGCAGTTTCAGAACAGCGAGGTCATCTGGCATGGTTTCGACCCGCAAGAATTCCCGCAAGGCAATTTGACGCGAAATGTTCTGGCGCTCGAACCGGATATCCATCGCCCGCATTATCGCGGGGCATGGGAGCATCGCCTCGTCGAGGACTTGCTCGATCCCGGTATCAGAATCGAGACCGCGCGGCATCCCGGCGCGCCGCTCGAGATGCGCGGGACGAATGCCTTTGCGGTCCGAAACTTTCGCTCTTACGTCGACCGCATCCGCAGTTTCACCTGCTATCTCAATACGACATTGCGGTCGCCGATGCCTCGCTCGCGCGGGGAGGCGATGATGACCGGCGTTATTCCTGTCTGCCTGCGCAATCACGACGTTGACCGGTTCATCGAACCGGGAGTTGATGGCTTCTACGCGGACAGTCCCGAGGAACTGGCGGATTTCATCAACTACCTGTTTCGCGATCGCGCCGCTTCCACAGCGATGGCGGCTGCTGCACGCCTTAAAGCGATGGATGTATTCAATCACGACCGCTATCTTGCGTCCTGGACGAGAACCCTCAGGGACGTCGTCGGCTAA
- a CDS encoding class I SAM-dependent methyltransferase, translated as MNIADQHKAEVDDGSRFAFGKNWANFLSSIDDERIALAVKSLSSSLATDDLTGKTFLDIGSGSGLFSLAARRLGAKVFSFDYDSDSVGCTRELRRRYFPDDLDWTIEQGSVLDKDYLGKLGTFDVVYSWGVLHHTGSMWEALANVKPLVPVGGQLFIAIYNDQGEITDNWDRVKRRYNQLPAPLAFAYALWIIGREEYPAVVSNLRNGTLNQYVRSWRDYAKISTRGMNRWYDWIDWIGGLPYERATIEEIVDFYSIDGFRLTKTFDCSGYGCNEFVFSRDALSGTVIDTPIKGANTFGRRFGYRVVGPFADVANGLLVEIKALPPLQDGETHVLLSDGRIVSETKLDEPGTCVFLSDRVCASDLDGKANFVAPAETVELRGPFTRTWRRNMWQVNLPHLASLADYPFGGERVSPVFIFEDDQQLPTPHSMHADIDRLGEGRFAHWGEHIFFSTSDNSDPNTNGRSYRLLLTRAGHQASAVK; from the coding sequence ATGAATATCGCAGACCAGCATAAAGCGGAAGTCGACGACGGAAGCCGCTTTGCATTCGGTAAGAATTGGGCGAACTTTCTTTCGAGCATCGACGACGAAAGAATTGCGCTCGCGGTCAAGTCGCTGTCGTCGTCCCTTGCCACCGACGATCTGACTGGGAAGACGTTCCTCGATATTGGGAGCGGTAGCGGACTGTTCAGTCTGGCTGCTCGTCGTCTGGGCGCGAAGGTTTTTTCGTTCGACTACGATTCCGATTCCGTAGGATGTACGCGTGAGCTGCGCCGCCGCTATTTCCCGGATGACCTCGACTGGACCATCGAACAAGGTTCCGTGCTGGACAAGGACTATCTCGGCAAGCTCGGAACTTTCGATGTGGTTTACTCGTGGGGCGTGCTCCACCACACGGGCAGCATGTGGGAAGCGTTGGCCAACGTGAAGCCGCTGGTGCCGGTCGGCGGGCAGTTGTTCATCGCGATCTACAACGATCAGGGCGAGATCACGGACAATTGGGACAGGGTTAAGAGGCGATACAACCAGCTTCCGGCACCGTTGGCCTTCGCCTACGCACTTTGGATCATCGGCAGGGAAGAATATCCCGCTGTTGTCAGCAATCTGCGCAACGGCACGCTCAATCAGTATGTGCGCTCGTGGCGTGACTACGCGAAGATTTCCACGCGCGGTATGAACCGCTGGTACGACTGGATCGACTGGATCGGCGGCCTGCCATATGAGCGGGCCACCATCGAGGAGATCGTCGATTTCTATAGCATCGACGGCTTCAGGTTGACCAAGACGTTCGATTGCAGCGGCTATGGTTGCAACGAGTTCGTTTTTAGCCGTGATGCGTTGTCCGGTACAGTGATCGATACGCCGATCAAAGGCGCCAATACGTTCGGTCGACGGTTCGGTTACCGCGTCGTCGGTCCTTTCGCCGACGTCGCGAACGGACTGTTAGTCGAGATCAAGGCCTTGCCGCCGCTTCAGGACGGGGAAACCCACGTACTGTTGTCGGACGGCCGGATTGTGTCTGAAACCAAGCTGGACGAGCCCGGTACTTGTGTCTTTTTGTCAGACCGTGTGTGCGCCTCTGATCTGGATGGCAAAGCCAACTTTGTAGCGCCTGCCGAGACGGTCGAACTGCGTGGACCTTTCACGCGCACGTGGCGCCGCAACATGTGGCAGGTCAACCTCCCGCATCTTGCTTCGCTAGCCGACTATCCGTTTGGTGGTGAGCGCGTGTCGCCGGTTTTCATTTTTGAGGATGACCAACAGCTGCCGACGCCGCATTCGATGCATGCTGACATCGATCGGCTTGGCGAAGGGCGTTTCGCGCACTGGGGAGAGCACATCTTCTTCTCCACCAGTGACAACAGCGACCCCAACACCAATGGGCGATCCTATCGACTTCTCCTAACGCGCGCCGGTCATCAGGCCAGCGCGGTCAAATAG